A region from the Cryptosporangium arvum DSM 44712 genome encodes:
- a CDS encoding sensor histidine kinase, with amino-acid sequence MNVRREVGRAVRALPGLVLSRSGPTAALTRRNWLFDLGLAAALALIAIISYDHADDARFIPPEPGDPGPGGPDPGGVARPARPMVPFPPGAEAVDHQSGLEWASGALLLVFIAAPLIFRRRYPLSVLWVVLATAAFIGDDDRQTLRLSFFVGVVAAYSAAVYSPYRLPALASLPVAALLFGELQQGAARPALGETITSVPEQAVPFLILVPLGIAAYGLRSWRARADAEGERAAELEREVRRAAEQERSRIARELHDVVTHNVSVMVIQAGAARKVLEVSPGDAREALLAVEASGRAAMTELRHVMGLLTMDDEALELAPQPGMDQLEALVGRVRDAGLPVELIVTGDRGRSLPDGVDLAGYRVAQEALTNAVKHAEGASAIVRVDYGTDRLWIEVTDTGGRRPATADPGSGKGLIGLRERLALYSGTLTAGPRLRGGYRVEAIIPLTAAAPAAVASADGPGRGSPGAGGTGAGGTGGGSPDRGGSGAGAAVEAR; translated from the coding sequence GTGAACGTTCGCCGCGAAGTGGGCCGGGCCGTGCGCGCCCTGCCGGGCCTGGTGCTGAGCCGGTCCGGGCCGACCGCGGCCCTGACCCGCCGCAACTGGCTGTTCGACCTCGGTCTGGCCGCGGCGCTGGCGTTGATCGCGATCATCAGCTACGACCACGCCGACGACGCCCGGTTCATCCCGCCGGAGCCGGGCGACCCCGGCCCCGGTGGGCCGGACCCCGGTGGAGTCGCCCGGCCGGCGCGGCCGATGGTGCCGTTCCCGCCGGGGGCCGAAGCCGTCGACCACCAGTCGGGGCTGGAGTGGGCGTCGGGCGCGTTGCTGCTGGTGTTCATCGCGGCGCCGCTGATCTTCCGCCGCCGGTACCCGCTGTCGGTGCTGTGGGTGGTGCTGGCCACCGCCGCGTTCATCGGCGACGACGACCGGCAGACCCTGCGGCTGTCGTTCTTCGTCGGGGTCGTCGCCGCGTACAGCGCCGCGGTGTACAGCCCGTACCGGTTGCCGGCGCTGGCGAGCCTGCCGGTCGCGGCGCTGCTCTTCGGTGAGCTGCAGCAGGGCGCGGCCCGCCCCGCGTTGGGCGAGACGATCACGTCCGTGCCCGAGCAGGCCGTGCCGTTCCTGATCCTGGTGCCGCTCGGGATCGCCGCGTACGGGTTGCGCAGCTGGCGGGCCCGCGCCGACGCCGAGGGGGAACGCGCCGCCGAGCTGGAACGGGAGGTGCGCCGCGCCGCCGAGCAGGAACGCTCACGCATCGCCCGGGAGCTGCACGACGTGGTCACCCACAACGTGAGCGTGATGGTGATCCAGGCCGGGGCGGCCCGCAAGGTCCTGGAGGTCTCCCCCGGCGACGCCCGTGAGGCGCTGCTGGCGGTCGAGGCCAGCGGCCGCGCCGCGATGACCGAGCTGCGTCACGTGATGGGGTTGCTGACGATGGACGATGAGGCACTGGAGCTCGCGCCGCAACCGGGCATGGATCAACTGGAGGCCCTGGTCGGGCGGGTGCGCGACGCCGGGCTGCCGGTGGAGCTGATCGTCACCGGCGACCGGGGCCGGTCACTGCCCGACGGGGTGGACCTGGCCGGGTACCGGGTGGCGCAGGAGGCGTTGACGAACGCGGTGAAACACGCCGAGGGGGCGTCGGCTATCGTCCGCGTGGACTACGGCACGGATCGATTGTGGATCGAGGTCACCGACACCGGTGGCCGCCGGCCGGCGACGGCCGATCCGGGGAGCGGGAAAGGGCTGATCGGCCTGCGTGAACGGCTCGCGCTGTACTCCGGGACGCTGACCGCGGGGCCTCGTCTGCGTGGGGGGTACCGGGTGGAGGCGATCATCCCGCTGACCGCCGCGGCTCCTGCCGCCGTTGCTTCCGCCGACGGCCCGGGCCGCGGCAGTCCGGGCGCGGGCGGTACGGGCGCGGGCGGTACGGGCGGCGGCAGTCCGGACCGCGGCGGGTCCGGCGCGGGCGCTGCGGTGGAGGCGCGGTGA